From the genome of Daphnia pulicaria isolate SC F1-1A chromosome 5, SC_F0-13Bv2, whole genome shotgun sequence:
gggagagaagagaaatcTTGATAATATAATGAAGATCAGGGGAAAGAATGGAAGCCAGACGGAACAGTGAGCGGAAACTGTCCGGCAAGCGATCCCTGTAATTGTTGCACGCGAATCAACAATTATTTGATAATTCATGAGTTAATTAGCTAATGTTGTCTCTCACTTGGTTTGAGTGGTGATGAAAATGGCAGAGCCTACAGTGACTTGGACATCCGATCCTTCAAAGTTGACTCGTCTAAGCCGTCGATTAAGAGCCATTTGCAGTGTATACACCTGAACAGCCATGACTGAAACGACGTCTGGTGACACTTTGTCTATGTCGTCGAAACAGGACCAGGCCCCCGATTGTGCAATACCCTAATCGAACATAACGAGCATTATGGTTGTAATTAATTTACAAAGTGTTAGAAATACCTTTAAAATCCGGCCAATAGATTTGGTATCTAATCCATCGAAGCAATTAAAAACCAAACACTGTTTGGCCACAGCGCGAGCTAGTTCTTTTATTGTCTCCGTCTTGCCAACGCCTTGTAAACCGTGGAGCCAACCACCTTGGAACTGCTTCAAGGCGAGCATAATGATCCTAGGTTTAGCCAAAAAGTAATAATTAATCTAGGAAAAGGAAACTTGATACTTAACAATTAAGACTTACTGAAATCCCTTTTCAGTTGCGGGTGTCAGAACCAGTCGGTGGCAATTGCCCATGTATTCAAATCCGTACGGGACTTGAGTTTCAATCTAGGAAATCATTCACACCATATGGATCACGAAAAGTCTCTATTAACTTACGATATAAAATACTCACCATGGCAACAGTAAGATGTCCAAGACCTTCCAAAGCGTCCGTGTTCCAGTAATATCTCAAGTTCTTTTGCCAGTAAAAATCATCGAGTTTTGAAACGTATTTCGATTTCATACGCTGTAACACATCTCGACtgcaacgaaagaaaaacaacatatTTATAAACGATACGTGACCATGTTTGGGTTATTTATACCTGTGAAGGTGGAACATGATGAGATTGTTGAGCGTGATTCTGACTGTCGGGATAGGTCGTTGCTTAATCATTGATGTCAGGTGAGTCACCAGCAACTTGGTTGAAGATTCCAGCTCCTATTTAAAGTCAACACAAATCAATCTTCATCCTATTTAAAATCCTGTTGATTTTCGGGCATGTACGCTCCACTTGCTGCCGGCAGTGATAGTGTCGGTGATAGACTTTGTCCAATTAATTGCCGATGCGCAGTAAATAGATTGGCCCGGATATCGTTGAAGGTAGTCCATGTCTGGTTGATTGCTCCACTCTGTCATGGCCATTTCCGTGTAGTGAATAAGAGCGTCTTTCATGGCGTCGTCCACTTCAGACATCCAGAGTTCTACCATACCCTGCATGTCAAATGTTCTTTTTCGTTATAACATTAATTTTCCCACCTTGGACTTCGTGTTAATACCTTGCTTCTGGCTGGAACGATGGCTTCTTTGAAGCGAACAATTTCCCGTTCTTTATCGTTGCCATCTGAGACCATGGCTTCAATCTCTTGATTGGAATTGAACATGAGGCGACCGATACCATCGAAACATTTGCGCAAATGTGGCTGGATGCGTTCAGGTTCTTTGgtttttgacagaatttccAACAGCTCGTCGTTGGACAGGAAGTAAAatctggagaaaaagagacgcTTTTTCTCCAAATAGTCGTGCAATCCTTTCTGAATATCTTCTAAAATTCCGAAGGCTTCCCGCAGCTCATCCAAGAGCCCTGGACGAGAAGCGGCCACCAGAACACGAGGCTCATTGGTGGCTCCCGACATCAACGAACGCCACATGGTATCCACATGAGAAAACTTGGCCGCATCGCTAGCCATTTGCCTCTGGATGTCTTCTGAACTAAAAATGGGTTCCAAGTAAAGCCAAGTGTTTTGGACTTTCATCCAGACGTCCATCGTATCTTGTATGCCGACTAATTGCTCCTCCCACGCTTGAAGCACCGGCTCTAGTGGAGCGATATAGGGTGACGCGTGCATCGTTTGCGCTCGAAGAATGTGATCGTCCACAAGAGCTGAATCGAATTAAtgtcaaattattcaaatccGGCAATGAACATAAATCAAAATTGGTCACCTTGAATTTCTTCGATCCCTGTCAAAACGCTGACGTCCGAATCGCGATACGGTAGAAATTCGAAGCAAATGTCATTCCATTCCGACTGCATCCGTTGAAGGGTCTCCTCCAAGGCAAACTCTTTAGTCGCCGTTACGCTGACCTCTTCGATCCGACTAATGTACTGCATAAGACCCGCTCCGACCAGTTCAGACAGTGAAGTGTCGGGTTCGGGACACAGGGGCGATTCGAAATTTTGACTAATCTGTGTGTTAGACAAGAAACAATTCGTTCAAGAATTTGAAAGTATGATCAAATTTATTGCAATCTTACCAGAATCCAGTGTCTATCTCGAAGTCCAGGATTACAAACGGAGTGCAACAACGGCAAGTAGCccataaatttttcaatgcGTTTACGGACGGTGTCGGTTACTCGTTTGGCTGCACTAACATCAGCAAACACAACGGCCAACTGTTGCATTTGCTTGTACATTGCAGTGATTTCATCGGCGATCATTTGGGAATCCAGTTTGCGAAAAGGACCTGAAAACAGGAATTGGAATCAATCAACAGCCAACACGATTTCAAAGTTTGACTTGACTTACCATGAAACCAAACGTCGTGACTTTCGTGGAACTTGTGGGCAACGTGCCACAGCTGGTAGTAAGGCTCAATGAGTTGAATAAGTGCTGGAAGTGTCGGGACGTCAGTCACCGGAAATTCGAGTAAAGCTTCGTCATTGTTGATTTCCTCCAAATCAAGTTGAGCCGCTTGCAATTTCTGGTGCAAATCTTGGAGTAGAGTCGTACTGTTTTTCATCTCTTCCGTTGTAAGGGCCGTCGTTTCCTTGTTCTTGAAATTCTCAAGAGCTTCTCCATAGTCTTCTAATCGTTCTAAAAATAACTGCGTGCGTTCCTTCAAGACTCGTTCGGTTTCAATACGAATCCGCTGGAGACGGGTGGAGCTCACTTGCAAAACAGAATCCAAATCACTGGGCCAATGAAAGAGGCGGCAGCTCAACGACAAATCGTCCTCTGAATTCAATCACATTTTATGTTGGCAAATTAAACGATGATAGATTTCAAGAGTGCAGCGGTTTTCAATGATTAAAGACTTACTTTGGAGCATGGTGTAGTTAAGCAGCGTGAGCAGTCGTGCACCGGCGGCGTTCACTTCCTGGAGCATTTCCGGTAAACTTTCGTTCTGCGATTTGTTGACAAAGTCGACAGACTCCACCAACTCGGCCGTGTTTTCCGGTACGTGGCTGACCTTCTCGGTGACTGTTTCAAACCGAGTGCAAATCTGCCTTACAATATGCCGGTTGTCTTTCATAATTCTCGTCACCAACGACGATTTAATGTTGTCGATAAAATCAACTAAATGTTTGTTGAGCTGGTGACAGTCTAAGAAAAAGAGCTTCAAGTAGACATGTGATTTCAGCCGCAAAAGGTTCTTTTTGATGTCACTCAATTCTCCCATACGCTTCTTGAACAACTAATAAATCAGATAAAGAACACTGAATATTAGTAAATGTAAAGCAAGTATTAAATATCTCATCTCTTACTTTTTCATTCTTATCCCAAATCATTTCATCGGTCTCTCCGTACAACTCGCTAAAAGGTTGCTGAAGTAGGGGCTCGTATTTGGCGTAAGTATCGCGAATGAACCGTTCGGGAACTTTCTTGTTCGAGTTGACAACCTGCTTCACCTTTTTAAGCACAGACTGGACGTGATCGTCCTCCCAGGCGATGGAAACTAAGAATTCCTCGCCACCAGTGTACCCTATTTCAATGAATCGTTTAAAAGTTAATCGGGATACATACAAACTTTCTAAATAATTTGTTATACACACCTGACAAAAAAATCCTTTCTATGCGAGGAATGTGCCAGCTAACGCTGACGATGGTTTGCAGCACCTTTTCCATCATGCGTTGAATTCTCTCGTGTTTTGGCTTGACAAACACTTTGCGATTCGAAAGGGCCAGTTCTAGCCGGATGAAGGGGAACACTTTTGGAAATTCGTCTGCTGTCACATGATCATCATCGTTTCCTGCCTATAATACATTTTTAGTTCAAAAACTTTCTTGtcgcttattattatttagtaaGTACCTGGTAGGATGACATGAGATCCTTCCATTCATCGATCCAGCTGTACAAAAGGCAACGAATTTGCAAGGAAATTAGTCGCGTTAAACTGTTGAAAAAGCGCAGGATTTGCTGCAACGATTCGCCTCGTTTTAATGGGACCATGGAGGCCCAGGTGGGTTTTTGACGATTTAAAACTGCGCAGCATTCCGGTATCCATCTGTAACAACATAATGACGATTTTAACGGTGTCCTCTcctattttaataataatgaaaaaacacTCACTTTTCAATTAAAGAACTCTGAAGGTGACTGCATCGCTTCCGGATCAACTCCAAAAGTACGTCGGGATCCAgagaatttttcttgtccCAGGAACTTTCAAACAGGCGGCAGGAACGGTATGTCGAATCCCAAAGTTTGCGGATCTCAAGTGACACTGAATGCGTGGCGAAAAGATTGTGGGTGGCGAATTCACGGGCGATGAGATATTGTTGATGCCAAGGCACCGGAGCTCTGATTATGATGTTGTAAGGTCTTTCCGGTTGGCTTATGGCTGCTCGTTTCATGCACTTTGTGTTGATATCAGTTAATTCTTGCATGGCCCAGACAGAGTGATCGACGGGCTGCACCAACTTCGGAATTCGCGTGATCATAAGCTGAAAAAGCCTGGCTCGTAACGATACGTTATCAATCTATGTAGCAGCAAAAGGATTAGTTAAAAACACAACACTTGACGGATTGGCATGAAGTTAAAATCTTACACTGTACGATCCTCTTGGTTTGGAATAAAAAACTGGCTTCATGCCAGTCATCCTAAAACACCATGCCCTTTTTCTTTGCTCTTGAGGACTCAATGGTGGACTTGCCTCTGGACATTGCTGGGAAACCCTTTAAGGATAAcgaatataaaataataatgaataatgatgcaccaaaaaattaacttcTATGATATAGTAGCTGTAGGTACTTACATGAATGGACTGAATTCatcacttttttccttttgtttttttctctttttcttttccaccgGTTTTTCAACTTCCGCTTTACGGTACTACGTAAAAATGCCGATTTATAGACAAATTGTTTCATGATATATATAAAATGTTTTCACACTTACCCTGAGCTGCACACGACAGAGAACTCCATCTTTCAtgagaaatccaaaatttgaatttgttgttgaattgcTACTCGTCATTTCATAATTGCAATGATATTTTCCTGATTGCAATGAGTCCCTATACTGGTAAGGTTAGTCTGTAATCTGTCGACAACAATCGAACCAACAGTCAAGGTCACCATAGCAACATGAGGAAGAAGTGTAATCTTAAGTCATTAAGTTGGGTATATCGATTTAACAAGTCCATAGGGACCTGTTGCAGACCACGTCGACGTCATGCACATGGCTtttagatatttaaaaaaattattacaacgAGGTTATCGAAAAGTTGTCGGCTTCTatctctttaaaaaacaaaaattacactGGCTTTCCCCTATAGAAAATTCCACGAGAAAAGGTAGCCCGTTCCTCAGACCATTTCACGCCTCCTTTTGCGCCTTTTGCTGCGATCGTTTTGTATGTTGTCATTAAAATATTATCAATTCAAGTttcattgatttcatttcacatGCAAAATTTAAGAGACGTTTTATTCGCGCGTAATTGTAGGTGGTGTTAAAGTCTGTATCTGTAAAATCGGACCGTATGGGAAAAAAACCGGGAAAAAAATCCCCCATATTACTCGTCGTGACTCGCCTACACGATTCAACGTCAGATTTAGACCACCTTGGGCTCTTTCAGAATATTTCGTCCTatttcatctttctttttttagctaGATCTAGATGTACCGTTAGTCCGTTAGCAATTCGTGATTTCCCTAGAAGGATTCTTCATTACAATCATAATTTTAGGAAGTGATTCTGTTCTTGAAGGCGATCTTGAAAACACGTGGGAACCCACAGGGCCACATCCACTGGATGTTTTAGCTTCTTATGGAGCGTCAAAAGTATCACCAGTATCACAGCCAGAATTTTACtcagtaaaataataataataacagaatTACTCTCCATATACCCTTGCTGGAATCCAGCAAACAAAACGGCATGTAAAAGCCGATTTTTTAGTTGGCCGTAGTTATACGACAACACCgtataaaggaatagaaacCTGTTTTGTTAGTGTGCCGTAGGCAAAATCATTCTCCCGAAGCCTCAGTGTTACTGCGTGTTGTTTTCGAAGGTTAGTGCGAAAGTTACACACACAGCGTCTGCTGACTTGAAGAGACCTGTGATGTATTTCTTATTACGTTCGAGTTGATTCGCAAGTGAAAAGCAACACACAGTGAGAAAACCAAGTTTTTTATGTGAGGTTAAGAGTGACAAGCATTTTTGTGGCGAAAAACTTTCATATCAGTCCTTTTTAAGATCATTGACATCTTCCAATTCTAGACCACGACAACGTATTACGTATGACATATTCCCATTTGAACTGTTGaattataaacaaaaaaacaagtgggAGAATTTAAATGCACGCATtgataacttttattttgaaaaaataaaatgttcgtCACATTGTTAATTTTGCTCTCCGTGTCGATGAATGGATTATCTGCTGTATTCGTAAGTCAATTAATCACCTGACAGTGTTTTCGGCAAAAGTCTAGTTTAGTGACCTAAATTTACACTATCACATCACACATACAGCTAATGCCATGCTAATACAGCAGAACAGCAGACGAGAAATGGCAAGTTATTAGTTTTATTTGTACCAGTGAATGAAATgtgatttattaataaaattttgaaatgtatgaaaagaaaactaaattgaAATAGTTTAAAAACCCCTGCAAAAGTTGTTTGCTGCAAAACTGTCAATAACTCAATAGCCTGCAACACGCAGTTACATGCAACGTAATCTAGTGTGATGTGGTAGTGTGAATTTAGGTCACTAAACTAGACTTTTACCGTGTTGTCTTCTTGGATTTCTaataaatgtgtttttttggcTTAAATCCACAGATAGAAGAAGGTACGATAGAGGGGGTCGAGGGGGTCtattttaatattaaataactGAACATTACTCCTTGCACATATGGTATTCGACAGAGCGAACAACGCCCGATTGGATAAAATGTCCTTCTGACATTGGACCATCGACGAAATGCGTGTCAAACTCAAAATTGGATTGTTACTGCTTAGTTTCGAAAGAGGTTAGAAAAGTTTccctatattattattttattattatattctaaTTTTACGTACACAAAGATGATTCGAGAAGATGCCAGCCAATATTGCGCCGACAATCAAATGCATCTCCTTTCAATTGagagccgagaggaaaatgaatttattacCAACTTAATTAGAGAAAATAAAGACGTAATACCAAAACAATTTTGGATTGGGGGTTACAATTCGAATTTGGACCCCGATAATTGGGTCTGGCAACGACCTGATTCGAATATTTCTAAGCCTCTTACGTACGAAAACTGGTGTCGTGGGGAGCCAGATAACGGATTCGAAAACGAGCACTTTATGGCTGTCATAAATAGGTGTTGGCATGATGTACCTGGACATTTTGATTGGGCATCCGTGTGTGAACGTGAAGCGAATATCTTTGATCCGAATTTAgatgaacaatttttcttcACATTTCCGGGAGAACGCAAAGCAGTCGTACCATGCCGGCCAGCAACCAACTTCGATTTATTCCGAGTAAATGTTTCTAAACAAATTAAGAAGCCATCAAGCGTTTATCATCAGGTAAAAGTGGATgaacaattaatttaatttttcagatTCGTGCCACCTCATTATTTCTATCCATCGTATTAGATTATACTCAACGGGAtatcagaaaacaaaaactatgAATATGATCCGTTGGAAGGATTCGTCATTAAGAACGTGTCGGTGAGTGACAACGGAACGTATAAATGCTCAATTTTCTTAGGAATGCAAGAAGCCTGGCAGCATTTTCATGTCATTACCACAGGTTAGTAAATTAAAGACTTAACTAAAACCTTTCGGGTTAAGTATTTTGATATTGTTCATGATAATTCCTCCACAGTGCTAAACGTAGACCCAAGATGGGATCCATCAGAAGGAACTGACGTAACTTTGACATGTAACACACAAAAGTTAAAACTGCGAGATCGGACTGTCGATCCTGTCGAATGGTCCGTTGTCTTCGCTATCAGCAAAGAAGAAACGGTTTTGACACAGACAAATGCGGCTGTGCTTCCAATTGGTAATTTTAACGGAATTACTCAATTCCTCAAATTAATTGTCAAAACTTGTGCTGTTATTCCCGATTGGTTTGACTTGTGACAGGTGTGCAATTGAAGTTTAATGATGGCATGGAAAATGGTATTTCGACATTGAAGATTTCCAACGTGTCGATCGCTATGTCAGGAACTTACAGATGTCGATCCGTGTTCCACGGTTTCAATAATTCTGTGCAATTGACATCAAATAATATTTCCATTAATGTTCTTAGTAAgttaaaacaacaaacaacagcaacaaacaaCTAGAAAAAAGGCACGTCTTAgtaactaatttttttctccgaACGCAGGGAATGTTGTTTGGTCTGATAAGATTTCCCGCCAAGAACTGAAAGGAATACTGACACCTGCCTCAACCAATGCGGAAAATGATCGTGTTATCCCAGTTGGATCCGATCTCCAAATATCCTGCTCTTTCGGGACTTCCGGTTATTTACGTTATTACCAATGGCAATGGGAGCAGTTCGACGACAATCCTCAGTATACCTTAGAGGTAAGAATAAATCTGTAGCCCTTACGTATTGAATGATAAACTGTTGTTAAAAGGGCACTTTACTTGTTTCGATTCAAAGAGAAACGATGGAATTTGGTCTCGGCTCACCGTGACAAGAAACACAAACTCTGGAGACGGTACGGACAACTTTACTATGCTCCTGAAGAACGTGGAGCGTTCTGATCGTGGCCTTTTCACTTGCCTTCTTAACGGATCGCCTTCAACGAGCATCAGTCAATACATCTATGTCGACGGTTCGTTTTAAGTATTAAGCATTTAAACcgattaattaaatttctttgtgaTCCGCGTGACAGACCGTCATCAACcagcagaacacgccaattttgATCTAGTGAGAAGTTCATGGAGAAACACATACATCAGAACGCACGGTCAACTGGCCGTTATACCCTGCCGACCAGTTCATCCCAGCATAGGAATGGATATTTTAAAGatattgaaagaagaagaaattaaactggtatgaaaaaataaataaaaacctaTCGTAATGAAATTAGTGTCCAATTTATGCACTCGAAATTCGTTATATCGCGTCTATTTGCTAAATAgattaaaaagaatgaattgaaTGATTAAAGTTGTTCATGCTTCCGTTAAATCGATATTTAGATCATATCTAATGGCACAACATCTGACGATAACTACGAGTACAATCCACAAAAAGGATTCATCATCCATAGACTTTTGCCGGAACACGATGAATTGCGATCGTCGACGTCTTTTCAGTGCAAGGCAGCTAGTGGAAAAATTGAAGTGGGCCCGGAGAAGTTTTCCATTATGGTTATTGGTATTGCTCTTTAGAACACAACAGCTTTTTTTAAGCGAATACCTAACACTCATTTAAATCGAATTATTTAAACTAGGAGCGTCTGTTGAATGTACGAAAGGCTGCTGGAGTACATCATCTGAACGAATCAATGGATTACTCAACGCCCGAGTTAACCCAGCTGAGCTACAACAAGGCGAACATAAAATAGAGTTGAATTGCCATGCATACCTCAGCAATAACGAATCTGCTGTTATTGAGTGGTTTGTAATCTCTGATGGAGGCGAAGTTAAAATATCCCATTCAAAGGCGAAGGCGGGTAATTAGGCTACATATAAgtggatatatttttataattgttAAACCTTTCAAACGCAATATGATTAATATTctgactcattttttttttcttaggaaTGACATTAAGTTACTCCTGgaataggaaaataaaagtgcaAACCAGCACACTGACCATTTCCAACGTGACTGACGAATCGTTTGGTATCTACAAGTGTTTCGTAAAGGCTAACATAGGCAATTACTTTGATTCAATCAACTTGCAGGCGAGTTCTAAGAGTCCAGGAAAAGTGAACGAACATTTGGTGAATTTCTTAACAATGTGAAAATAATTACGATTTGCAGCAGATGATCCTACGGTTACCAATGTTTCGGTTTCGGTGCCCACACAGCACACCTCCCTCCTGGGATCCTCCGAAAAGGCTCTTAGCCTCCCAAAGATTATGGTAGTAGAGGCAGGAGGCACTGGGGAAGGTTGCGGGAATGTCAGTATATATTATTTCTGcgtgtgggtttttttctttcgacttcTCCAAAGAAGTTATTCAGGAGGTCTTCAGGACTgctgatttattttcaacaaactctttattttaagaaaGGCGGATCACAATGACCTAGCTTTAGAATATTTCATCCAGGTACATTAAAACAAGTTAGCAGTTGAAATCATgtataaataatacaaaaagaaatataataagCAAATTTACTCGAATTTactaaaatttgttaaaatgagAGTTGAAAAATGCATTTGTATCAATAAACTAAAAACATTAAACCGTGCCATTTATACGTAACGCAAAAAAGCTACAGTGTAGGCAAGAATAAAACGACTgcacattttttcttcccacactttaactaaattttaatttgccgaaaaatctctattgaatttgttgCAGTCATAATGGCTGCAATGTTACACACCcttaaaacatttctatctcGTTAACCAGTTAGTTAATATATCAATGCGTCAATAAAGAGTACATTACTCGTGTGTCAAGCATGAGTACATAACTAAACAACTTACAAATCAAACGTAAATAATGAAGAATATAATTACGTGAAAATATGTTAACTACTACAGAACAacaatggtgtagtggttagcaagttcgaTTGCGATGCGAAAAGAtgcaggttcgatcccgggaaGCGACGAATCTTTTATCGAGTCTTTTGTCTTATGAGGAGCTTCTAAGATGTACTGAGGCACTTCTAAGATGTACAGAGGAAGCTACCAGGCAGCTGTCAGGTGACCAAAAAGAAGGTTTTAAGAGAAATCTAGGGACTCAATAGGAAAGACTGGGGAGAAAACTAAGAGGATCTAAGGAGGTCCCGAGGAACCAAATGTGCTGTGTGGGTGACGATCGTCGTGGTATTTATATTTGTTGCCATTACTATTTTTCTCGTTTATTTTCGCAAGGTTAGTTATAATTTCGtagtttcattttgaattgctACTTCTTTGCCTGAGCTGTTCTAATACTTTACATTTGATTTGTAAAGAAATTTACGAAATTGGAGCATCTTTTACATGGAAATTCTACTCAATTGAACCCAAATGAACCGCTGGATGAACAAACCGATCTGTTGTCTTATGATAAACGGTGGGAGTTTCCTAGAAATCGCTTAAGATTAGGTAACATTTATTTCGAAGTGAAAGAAGTATTGccccaaaaaatttcaaattagctCTTTGATTCATTTAAAGGAAAGCAACTCGGAGTCGGTTGTTTCGGCCGTGTGGTTCAAGCTGAGGCTGTTGGAATCAATGACGGAACGGAAAATTATGTCAGCACTGTCGCCGTAAAGATGGTTCGATCACGAACCAATTTAGCCGCCATAGAAGGACTTGTTTGTGAATTAaagattttgattcatttgggAGCTCATGTGAACATAGTAAATCTTCTTGGCGCCTgtacaaaagaaattaatcgGGGTAATAGAAACCCAAACTGTTTGATAAAATTTATCGCAGGatatataatttgtttttcttctcgcAGGTGAACTACTCGTGATTCTCGAGTATTGCCCCTTTGGAAATCTGCGCACTTTCATAATCAACCATCGTGACACGTTCATCAACCAAGTTAATGAAAGTGGCGAACTGATCGCAAGCGACGTGGAAAATGACGCAGATGAGGTGGTGACAACACGAAAACTAATTTGTTGGTCGTTTCAAATTGCCCGGGGAATGGACTACCTCGCCAGCAACAAGGCAATTTACtacaatttataattttatttccatagtgcatttcttaaaaatattgtaaaaGGTGTTGCACGGTGATTTGGCGGCCCGCAATATTTTGCTGAGCAATCACAACGTCATCAAAGTGGCCGATTTCGGACTGTCCCGCCAACTTTACAGAGATGAAAACTACATGAAGAGCAGCCGAGTATTGCTTAATAAGAGATTTGCACTTAAAATTATTCTGTAACGATATTTGTTGATATGACCTAGGGATTGCTTCCGCTCAAATGGATGGCCATCGAATCTCTGACCAGCCAGATATGGTCCAGTCGATCAGATGTTTGGTCTTACGGTATCGTATTGTGGGAGATGTTTTCACTTGGACAAATGCCTTATCAAGGTCAGTCTACTCTCTCTTCGTATTAAATCAAAATCGATAATAAAAATAGCAGCATTaccttacttttttttaatacaggATACACGGATGAATTCCTGTTCCTCCAAGCTTTGAAAAACGGCTACCGAATGGAGACACCGGAACATACTCCAAACTTCGTGGCGAAAATGATGCAAGATTGTTGGATGGTGGATCCTAAACAGCGACCGACTTTCAGCCATATTGAGGAACTACTCGACGGGCCACTCGAGTCCTTGGTCACTTCTTTTTACTTGCAACTTAACGAAGATTGCCAGCGATTAAATATCGACAAAAGGACATACGAAAACTTCAGTGTGAAACCTGTTTATAAACCTATTAGGATTAGTCTACTGAAAGGATTAATAAGCTTATAGTCCATATCTTGCCTTAATAAGACGCCTGCCTCTATATAGGAAACTCTTACGTTTAGTGTTTGTCTTAATGCGCGGAATTCAGACCTTTCGTGAGTAGCCCTGTATACAAATACAGAAACTTTCCCAAGAACCTGGATGTTTCACTCGAATTTCCCTAAAAGATTTCCGCCAATACGATTTCGACGACATCGACAAAGAGAAAGGGAAGTTCAAAATGAAGTAAGGTTTTAAGCTAGTGACACAGTTTGAAGACGATTACAGTTAATAAggtgtaaattttttattcttgttatcCAATC
Proteins encoded in this window:
- the LOC124340814 gene encoding fibroblast growth factor receptor 1-like isoform X2, which encodes MFVTLLILLSVSMNGLSAVFIEEERTTPDWIKCPSDIGPSTKCVSNSKLDCYCLVSKEMIREDASQYCADNQMHLLSIESREENEFITNLIRENKDVIPKQFWIGGYNSNLDPDNWVWQRPDSNISKPLTYENWCRGEPDNGFENEHFMAVINRCWHDVPGHFDWASVCEREANIFDPNLDEQFFFTFPGERKAVVPCRPATNFDLFRVNVSKQIKKPSSVYHQIILNGISENKNYEYDPLEGFVIKNVSVSDNGTYKCSIFLGMQEAWQHFHVITTVLNVDPRWDPSEGTDVTLTCNTQKLKLRDRTVDPVEWSVVFAISKEETVLTQTNAAVLPIGVQLKFNDGMENGISTLKISNVSIAMSGTYRCRSVFHGFNNSVQLTSNNISINVLRNVVWSDKISRQELKGILTPASTNAENDRVIPVGSDLQISCSFGTSGYLRYYQWQWEQFDDNPQYTLERNDGIWSRLTVTRNTNSGDGTDNFTMLLKNVERSDRGLFTCLLNGSPSTSISQYIYVDDRHQPAEHANFDLVRSSWRNTYIRTHGQLAVIPCRPVHPSIGMDILKILKEEEIKLIISNGTTSDDNYEYNPQKGFIIHRLLPEHDELRSSTSFQCKAASGKIEVGPEKFSIMVIGASVECTKGCWSTSSERINGLLNARVNPAELQQGEHKIELNCHAYLSNNESAVIEWFVISDGGEVKISHSKAKAGMTLSYSWNRKIKVQTSTLTISNVTDESFGIYKCFVKANIGNYFDSINLQASSKSPDDPTVTNVSVSVTIVVVFIFVAITIFLVYFRKKFTKLEHLLHGNSTQLNPNEPLDEQTDLLSYDKRWEFPRNRLRLGKQLGVGCFGRVVQAEAVGINDGTENYVSTVAVKMVRSRTNLAAIEGLVCELKILIHLGAHVNIVNLLGACTKEINRGELLVILEYCPFGNLRTFIINHRDTFINQVNESGELIASDVENDADEVVTTRKLICWSFQIARGMDYLASNKVLHGDLAARNILLSNHNVIKVADFGLSRQLYRDENYMKSSRGLLPLKWMAIESLTSQIWSSRSDVWSYGIVLWEMFSLGQMPYQGYTDEFLFLQALKNGYRMETPEHTPNFVAKMMQDCWMVDPKQRPTFSHIEELLDGPLESLVTSFYLQLNEDCQRLNIDKRTYENFSVKPVYKPIRISLLKGLISL
- the LOC124340814 gene encoding fibroblast growth factor receptor 1-like isoform X1, producing MFVTLLILLSVSMNGLSAVFIEEERTTPDWIKCPSDIGPSTKCVSNSKLDCYCLVSKEMIREDASQYCADNQMHLLSIESREENEFITNLIRENKDVIPKQFWIGGYNSNLDPDNWVWQRPDSNISKPLTYENWCRGEPDNGFENEHFMAVINRCWHDVPGHFDWASVCEREANIFDPNLDEQFFFTFPGERKAVVPCRPATNFDLFRVNVSKQIKKPSSVYHQIILNGISENKNYEYDPLEGFVIKNVSVSDNGTYKCSIFLGMQEAWQHFHVITTVLNVDPRWDPSEGTDVTLTCNTQKLKLRDRTVDPVEWSVVFAISKEETVLTQTNAAVLPIGVQLKFNDGMENGISTLKISNVSIAMSGTYRCRSVFHGFNNSVQLTSNNISINVLRNVVWSDKISRQELKGILTPASTNAENDRVIPVGSDLQISCSFGTSGYLRYYQWQWEQFDDNPQYTLERNDGIWSRLTVTRNTNSGDGTDNFTMLLKNVERSDRGLFTCLLNGSPSTSISQYIYVDDRHQPAEHANFDLVRSSWRNTYIRTHGQLAVIPCRPVHPSIGMDILKILKEEEIKLIISNGTTSDDNYEYNPQKGFIIHRLLPEHDELRSSTSFQCKAASGKIEVGPEKFSIMVIGASVECTKGCWSTSSERINGLLNARVNPAELQQGEHKIELNCHAYLSNNESAVIEWFVISDGGEVKISHSKAKAGMTLSYSWNRKIKVQTSTLTISNVTDESFGIYKCFVKANIGNYFDSINLQASSKSPADDPTVTNVSVSVTIVVVFIFVAITIFLVYFRKKFTKLEHLLHGNSTQLNPNEPLDEQTDLLSYDKRWEFPRNRLRLGKQLGVGCFGRVVQAEAVGINDGTENYVSTVAVKMVRSRTNLAAIEGLVCELKILIHLGAHVNIVNLLGACTKEINRGELLVILEYCPFGNLRTFIINHRDTFINQVNESGELIASDVENDADEVVTTRKLICWSFQIARGMDYLASNKVLHGDLAARNILLSNHNVIKVADFGLSRQLYRDENYMKSSRGLLPLKWMAIESLTSQIWSSRSDVWSYGIVLWEMFSLGQMPYQGYTDEFLFLQALKNGYRMETPEHTPNFVAKMMQDCWMVDPKQRPTFSHIEELLDGPLESLVTSFYLQLNEDCQRLNIDKRTYENFSVKPVYKPIRISLLKGLISL